A stretch of the Bacillus sp. FJAT-18017 genome encodes the following:
- a CDS encoding DUF2294 domain-containing protein — MNKYEAEFSNLVRSFRKKHMGKGPSKITTTFCKNWAICEMEGNLSPVEKFIASANEGKQALRSARTEMVKDMYRKNPPVEMEEFLGCNFVELFVDIDIDRDFGMSVFVFDQDIQKKFCN; from the coding sequence ATGAATAAATACGAAGCGGAGTTTAGCAATCTAGTTCGTTCCTTTCGGAAGAAGCATATGGGAAAGGGACCAAGTAAAATCACGACTACTTTCTGCAAAAACTGGGCCATTTGTGAAATGGAAGGCAACCTTTCACCAGTGGAAAAATTTATTGCATCTGCCAACGAGGGAAAACAGGCATTGCGATCGGCTAGAACTGAAATGGTGAAAGACATGTATCGCAAAAACCCTCCGGTGGAAATGGAAGAATTTCTTGGCTGCAATTTTGTTGAGTTGTTCGTAGATATTGATATCGACCGTGACTTTGGAATGTCAGTTTTTGTTTTTGACCAAGACATCCAAAAAAAGTTTTGTAATTAA